A single window of Hymenobacter sp. APR13 DNA harbors:
- a CDS encoding lipoprotein signal peptidase: protein MKYWKYYLVAVLVIVIDQLSKWAVHRYMPLGMPGEIPLLGDWLKLHYTTNPGMAFGVELPAPYGKVLLTLFRLVAVTGIAYYIRRLWQQRAPQGLMFCIALILGGAIGNLVDSIFYGIVYGPGLTVYGAPTPWLHGQVIDMIFVDFPDGFFPASWPLVGGQMIPDFPIFNIADSSIFVGVVLILLFQNRFYSTEDEKAHPLAANDPAAAQARHDAEASSEVV, encoded by the coding sequence ATGAAGTACTGGAAATACTACCTCGTGGCCGTGCTGGTCATCGTCATCGACCAGCTCTCCAAGTGGGCCGTGCACCGCTATATGCCGCTCGGCATGCCCGGCGAAATTCCGCTGCTCGGCGACTGGCTGAAGCTGCACTACACCACCAATCCGGGCATGGCCTTCGGGGTGGAGCTGCCCGCGCCCTACGGCAAAGTGCTGCTCACGCTGTTCCGGCTGGTGGCCGTGACGGGCATTGCCTACTACATTCGGCGGCTGTGGCAGCAGCGCGCGCCCCAGGGCCTCATGTTCTGCATCGCCCTGATTCTGGGCGGCGCCATCGGCAACCTCGTGGATTCTATCTTCTACGGCATCGTGTATGGCCCCGGCCTCACGGTGTACGGCGCCCCCACGCCCTGGCTGCACGGGCAGGTGATTGACATGATTTTCGTGGATTTCCCTGACGGCTTCTTTCCCGCCTCGTGGCCGCTGGTAGGCGGCCAGATGATTCCGGACTTCCCCATCTTCAACATCGCCGATTCCAGCATCTTCGTGGGCGTGGTGCTGATTCTGCTGTTCCAGAACCGTTTCTACAGCACCGAGGACGAAAAAGCGCACCCGCTGGCCGCCAACGACCCCGCCGCCGCCCAGGCCCGCCACGACGCCGAAGCCTCGTCGGAAGTGGTGTAA
- the ileS gene encoding isoleucine--tRNA ligase — protein MNYPEFKQPLNYGQVGTDILAWWKQNGIFEKSVSTREGQPTFVFYEGPPSANGAPGIHHVMARTVKDIFCRYQTLLGKQVHRKGGWDTHGLPIELQVEKELGITKEDIGKKISIEDYNQRCRETVMRFKAQWDDLTEKMGYWVDLDDPYITFEPEYIESCWALLKKLYDKGLLYKGYTIQPYSPAAGTGLSSHELNQPGTYRDVKDTTVVAQFKVKRDEKSEPLFGNVQLDEVPLAALYGDNASEPDVYILAWTTTPWTLPANTGLAVGKNIPYVLVSTFNPYTYAPIRVVLAEALVGKYFSEKGKEASFEDFKPGDKVLPWRIENTFKGADLVGISYERLFGQNKGYPAFEGEENAFRVINGDFVTTEDGTGIVHISPTFGADDFRAAQLAGVPALLVADDEGKLGPIVDRTGRYVAQMGEFGGRWVKNYDGHDESGADYKTLDESIAIRMKGDGTAFKVEKYEHTYPHCWRTDKPVLYYPLDSWFIKTTAVKDRLIELNKTINWQPASTGTGRFGNWLENLVDWNLSRSRYWGTPLPIWRTQDGTEEICIGSIEQLNAEIDKAVAAEVMTHNPYQLVDGNWVMANGSTDQTTKIDLHRPYVDDIFLVSPSGQPMYRETDLIDVWFDSGAMPYAQWHYPIENEEQFQKNFPADFIAEGVDQTRGWFFTLHALAVMLEDSVAYKNVMANGLVLDKNGNKMSKRLGNAVDPFATIQQFGPDATRWYMIANAQPWDNLKFDVAGITEVQRRFFGTLFNTYSFYALYANLDGFQAREFDRTPHAELSELDRWILSKLQSLILEVRGHYDSYDPTKAARAIQDFVTDQLSNWHVRLSRRRFWKGELTADKRAAYETLQECLVVVSQLMAPIAPFFAEWLYQNMTNGMRAEAIERSTPLAAESVHLTLLVEADEARIDKALEERMELAQRISSLTHSLRKKSVLKVRQPLQRILVPVFNDSTRAQVALVEDLICAEVNVKHVEFLDDASGVLVKSVKPNFKRLGQQYGAKLKAVGARIQQMSAEEISTLEKTGQLAVKIDGEAYILAPDDVEIRTQDLPGWLVATDGPLTVALDVTLTDELRQEGVARELVNRLQNLRKDSGLEVQDKIRVTLQQQPELEAAVQSFGSYIREEVQALSLDFAPEISGGAVLEFDEFSVPVLLNVATA, from the coding sequence ATGAACTACCCCGAATTCAAGCAGCCGCTCAACTACGGCCAGGTCGGCACCGATATCCTGGCGTGGTGGAAGCAGAACGGCATCTTTGAGAAAAGCGTGAGCACCCGCGAAGGGCAGCCCACGTTCGTGTTTTATGAGGGCCCGCCCTCGGCCAACGGCGCCCCCGGCATCCATCACGTGATGGCCCGGACGGTGAAGGACATCTTCTGCCGCTACCAGACGCTGCTGGGCAAGCAAGTGCACCGCAAAGGCGGCTGGGATACCCACGGCCTGCCCATCGAGCTGCAGGTGGAGAAGGAGCTGGGTATCACGAAGGAGGATATCGGCAAGAAAATCAGCATCGAGGACTACAACCAGCGTTGCCGCGAAACCGTGATGCGCTTCAAAGCCCAGTGGGACGACCTCACCGAGAAAATGGGCTACTGGGTGGACCTTGACGACCCCTATATCACCTTCGAGCCCGAGTACATCGAGAGCTGCTGGGCGCTGCTCAAGAAGCTCTACGACAAGGGCCTGCTCTACAAGGGCTACACCATCCAGCCCTACTCGCCGGCGGCGGGAACCGGCCTGTCGTCGCATGAACTGAACCAGCCCGGCACCTACCGCGACGTGAAGGACACCACCGTGGTGGCCCAGTTCAAGGTGAAGCGCGACGAGAAGTCGGAGCCGTTGTTCGGCAACGTGCAGCTCGACGAAGTGCCCCTGGCCGCTCTCTACGGCGACAATGCCTCGGAGCCGGACGTATACATCCTGGCCTGGACGACTACGCCCTGGACCCTGCCCGCCAACACGGGTCTGGCTGTGGGCAAGAACATCCCGTACGTGCTGGTGAGTACCTTCAATCCCTACACCTACGCGCCCATCCGGGTGGTGCTGGCGGAGGCGTTGGTGGGCAAATACTTCTCGGAGAAAGGCAAAGAGGCTTCGTTTGAGGACTTCAAGCCCGGCGACAAAGTGCTGCCCTGGCGCATCGAAAACACCTTCAAAGGTGCCGACCTCGTGGGCATCAGCTACGAGCGGCTGTTCGGCCAGAACAAAGGCTATCCGGCGTTTGAGGGCGAGGAAAACGCCTTCCGCGTCATCAACGGCGACTTCGTGACCACCGAAGACGGCACCGGCATCGTGCACATCTCGCCCACGTTTGGTGCCGACGACTTCCGGGCTGCCCAGCTGGCCGGCGTGCCCGCCCTACTGGTAGCCGACGACGAAGGCAAGCTCGGCCCCATCGTGGACCGGACGGGCCGCTACGTGGCCCAGATGGGCGAATTCGGCGGCCGCTGGGTGAAAAACTACGACGGCCACGACGAGTCGGGTGCCGACTACAAAACCCTTGATGAGAGCATTGCCATCCGCATGAAAGGCGACGGCACGGCCTTCAAGGTGGAGAAGTACGAGCATACCTACCCGCACTGCTGGCGCACCGACAAGCCCGTGCTCTACTACCCGCTCGACTCCTGGTTTATCAAAACCACGGCGGTGAAAGACCGGCTCATCGAGCTCAACAAAACCATCAACTGGCAGCCCGCCAGCACCGGCACCGGCCGCTTCGGCAACTGGCTGGAAAACCTGGTCGACTGGAACCTGAGCCGCTCGCGCTACTGGGGCACGCCCCTGCCCATCTGGCGCACCCAGGATGGCACCGAGGAAATCTGCATCGGCAGCATCGAGCAGCTGAACGCCGAAATCGACAAGGCCGTCGCCGCCGAAGTCATGACCCACAACCCCTACCAGCTGGTGGACGGCAACTGGGTAATGGCTAACGGCTCGACGGACCAAACCACTAAAATCGACCTGCACCGGCCCTACGTAGACGACATCTTCCTGGTGTCGCCCTCGGGCCAGCCCATGTACCGCGAAACCGACCTCATCGACGTGTGGTTCGACAGCGGCGCCATGCCCTACGCTCAGTGGCACTATCCGATTGAAAACGAAGAGCAGTTCCAGAAGAACTTCCCGGCTGATTTCATTGCCGAAGGCGTGGACCAGACCCGTGGCTGGTTCTTCACACTGCACGCTTTGGCGGTGATGCTGGAAGACTCGGTGGCCTACAAAAACGTGATGGCCAACGGCTTGGTGCTCGACAAGAACGGCAACAAGATGAGCAAGCGCCTCGGCAACGCCGTGGACCCGTTTGCCACCATCCAGCAGTTCGGCCCCGATGCCACGCGCTGGTATATGATTGCCAACGCCCAGCCCTGGGACAACCTCAAATTCGACGTGGCCGGCATCACGGAGGTGCAGCGCCGCTTCTTCGGCACGCTGTTCAACACCTACTCGTTCTACGCCCTCTACGCCAACCTCGACGGCTTCCAGGCCCGCGAGTTCGACCGCACGCCGCACGCCGAGCTGAGCGAGCTGGACCGCTGGATTCTGAGCAAGCTCCAGTCGCTGATTCTGGAAGTGCGCGGCCACTACGACAGCTACGACCCCACCAAGGCCGCCCGCGCCATCCAGGACTTCGTGACCGACCAGCTCTCCAACTGGCACGTGCGCCTCTCGCGCCGCCGCTTCTGGAAGGGCGAGCTGACCGCCGACAAGCGCGCCGCTTACGAAACCCTGCAGGAATGCCTGGTGGTAGTATCGCAGCTCATGGCCCCGATTGCGCCCTTCTTCGCCGAGTGGTTGTATCAGAACATGACCAACGGCATGCGCGCCGAAGCCATCGAGCGCAGCACTCCGCTGGCCGCCGAATCGGTGCATTTGACACTCTTGGTGGAAGCCGACGAAGCCCGCATCGACAAGGCATTGGAGGAGCGCATGGAGCTGGCCCAGCGCATTTCTTCGCTCACGCACTCGCTACGCAAGAAATCGGTGCTGAAGGTGCGCCAGCCGCTGCAGCGCATCCTGGTGCCGGTATTCAACGACTCGACCCGCGCCCAGGTGGCATTGGTGGAAGACCTGATCTGCGCCGAGGTGAACGTGAAGCACGTGGAGTTCCTCGATGATGCCAGCGGCGTGCTGGTGAAGTCGGTGAAGCCCAACTTCAAGCGCCTGGGCCAGCAGTACGGCGCCAAGCTGAAAGCCGTGGGTGCCCGCATCCAGCAGATGAGCGCCGAGGAAATCAGCACCCTCGAAAAAACCGGTCAGCTGGCCGTAAAAATCGATGGCGAAGCCTACATCCTGGCCCCCGACGACGTGGAAATCCGCACCCAGGACCTGCCCGGCTGGCTGGTCGCCACCGACGGCCCCCTCACCGTGGCCCTCGACGTGACCCTGACCGACGAGCTGCGCCAAGAAGGCGTGGCCCGCGAGCTGGTAAACCGCCTCCAGAACCTGCGCAAAGACAGTGGCCTGGAAGTGCAGGACAAAATCCGCGTCACGCTGCAGCAGCAGCCCGAGCTGGAAGCCGCCGTGCAGTCGTTCGGCAGCTACATCCGGGAGGAAGTGCAGGCCCTGAGCCTGGATTTCGCCCCGGAAATCAGCGGCGGCGCGGTGCTGGAATTCGACGAGTTTTCCGTGCCGGTGCTACTGAACGTAGCAACTGCTTAA
- a CDS encoding efflux RND transporter permease subunit, protein MWRNLALFVIKNRRLLVGLLALITVFMGWQARKIEMTYDFAQVVSPTDPDMVYFQQFKRQFGEDGNVLVLGMQDSSVYQLGNFNELRLLTDTLSQVRGVNGILGVTRLPRLVKDTTLRTFRAEPIFRNFPQTQPELDSLMRVVNSQEFYKGQLISPTTGATLLALTMDPKYLNSSRREAVMKEILGHAERFQQKTGIKMHYAGLPYVRATMTTKVASEMKLFVGLTIVMMALTLLMFFRTWSAVVFPLLIVLIVVVWCIGSMVLMGYKINLLTGLIPSIIIVIGIPNCTYLLSRYHYDYRKSGNQVLAMARVVRKIGLVTLMNNTTTAIGFVVFCFTNIAILFQFGAVATINIFVAFAVSFILMPIVFTILPPPTPKQLEHLEAKPLMKLLEFFDYLVLERRRTVYIAALVFAVLAGFGVSKVRSVSYMVDDLPKDSSVNSDLKFFEQHFNGVMPLELVVDTGKPKGLLKLKNLEKIDRLENYLRTQPVLTTPVSVVTFLKASTQAFYNGSPDYYRLPDNSEKNYVFSYLARSQSTKGSEGALTSKLLRSFTDSTMQRARISLKIADIGSHNLDTLLNNGIRPEINRIFKGTGMDVKLTGTTIIFTKGNEYLIGTLKESLLIAFALVGLVVLILFRSIRAVFFTLLPNFFTLLLTGGIMGYFGIPLKPSTALIFSIALGIDGDNSIHLLAKFRQEMAANGRRVKAAISTTLSEAGTSMIYTSIVLFLGFSVFAFSEFGGTKALGLLMSASLLITNFSNLILLPCLLVTFEHGKDEDVIDQSGIKHYDDNYHEEDDDLELNLSRMQMQPKLNG, encoded by the coding sequence ATGTGGAGAAACCTCGCCCTGTTCGTCATCAAGAACCGCCGCCTGCTGGTAGGGCTGCTGGCACTCATCACGGTCTTCATGGGCTGGCAGGCTCGCAAAATCGAAATGACCTACGATTTTGCTCAGGTGGTGAGCCCCACCGACCCGGACATGGTGTATTTCCAGCAGTTCAAGCGGCAGTTTGGCGAGGATGGCAACGTGCTGGTGCTGGGCATGCAGGACAGCTCGGTGTACCAGCTTGGCAACTTCAATGAGCTGCGCCTGCTGACGGACACGCTCAGCCAGGTGCGGGGCGTGAACGGCATTCTGGGCGTCACGCGGTTGCCGCGGCTGGTGAAGGATACCACTCTGCGCACGTTCCGAGCCGAGCCTATCTTCCGCAACTTCCCCCAGACCCAGCCCGAGCTTGACTCCCTGATGCGGGTGGTGAACTCCCAGGAATTCTACAAAGGCCAGCTGATTTCGCCTACCACCGGGGCCACGCTGCTGGCCCTCACCATGGACCCCAAGTACCTGAATTCCAGCCGGCGGGAAGCCGTGATGAAGGAGATTCTGGGCCATGCCGAGCGGTTTCAGCAGAAAACCGGCATCAAGATGCACTACGCCGGCCTGCCCTACGTGCGGGCCACCATGACCACCAAGGTAGCCTCGGAAATGAAGCTGTTCGTGGGCCTCACCATCGTGATGATGGCCCTCACGCTGCTCATGTTTTTCCGGACGTGGTCGGCGGTGGTGTTTCCGCTGCTGATTGTGCTGATTGTGGTGGTGTGGTGCATTGGCTCGATGGTGCTGATGGGCTATAAAATCAACCTGCTGACGGGGCTGATTCCGAGTATCATCATCGTGATTGGCATTCCGAACTGTACTTATCTGCTTAGCCGCTACCACTACGACTACCGCAAATCGGGCAACCAGGTGCTGGCGATGGCGCGGGTGGTGCGCAAAATCGGGCTCGTAACCTTGATGAACAATACCACCACGGCTATTGGCTTCGTGGTGTTCTGCTTCACCAACATTGCCATTCTGTTCCAGTTCGGGGCGGTGGCCACCATCAACATCTTCGTGGCCTTTGCGGTGTCGTTCATTCTGATGCCGATTGTGTTCACCATTCTGCCGCCGCCCACGCCCAAGCAGCTGGAGCACCTGGAGGCCAAGCCGCTGATGAAGCTGCTGGAGTTCTTCGACTACCTGGTGCTGGAGCGCCGCCGCACGGTGTACATAGCGGCGCTGGTGTTTGCGGTGCTGGCCGGGTTTGGCGTGAGCAAGGTGCGCTCAGTGAGCTACATGGTGGACGATCTGCCCAAGGATTCGTCGGTGAACTCCGACCTCAAGTTCTTCGAGCAGCACTTCAACGGCGTGATGCCGCTGGAGCTGGTGGTGGACACCGGCAAGCCCAAGGGCCTGCTCAAGCTGAAAAATCTGGAGAAGATTGACCGGCTGGAGAACTACCTGCGCACCCAGCCCGTGCTGACGACGCCGGTAAGCGTGGTGACCTTCCTGAAAGCCTCCACCCAGGCCTTCTACAACGGCAGCCCCGACTACTACCGCCTGCCCGACAACTCCGAGAAGAACTACGTATTCAGCTACCTGGCCCGCTCCCAGAGCACTAAAGGCAGCGAAGGCGCCCTCACCAGCAAGCTGCTGCGCTCCTTCACCGACAGCACCATGCAGCGGGCCCGCATCTCGCTGAAGATTGCCGACATCGGCTCCCACAACCTCGATACGCTGCTCAACAACGGCATCCGGCCCGAAATCAACCGGATTTTTAAGGGCACCGGCATGGACGTGAAGCTCACGGGCACCACCATCATCTTCACCAAGGGCAATGAATACCTGATTGGTACGCTCAAGGAAAGCCTGCTGATTGCCTTTGCGCTGGTGGGCCTGGTGGTGCTGATTCTGTTCCGCAGCATCCGGGCGGTGTTCTTCACGCTGCTGCCTAACTTCTTCACGCTGCTGCTTACGGGCGGCATTATGGGCTACTTCGGCATTCCGCTCAAGCCCAGCACGGCCCTCATTTTCAGCATTGCGCTGGGCATCGATGGCGACAACTCCATCCATCTGCTGGCCAAGTTCCGGCAGGAAATGGCCGCCAACGGCCGCCGGGTGAAGGCCGCCATCAGCACCACGCTGAGTGAGGCCGGCACCAGCATGATTTACACCAGCATTGTGCTGTTTCTGGGCTTCTCGGTGTTTGCCTTCTCGGAGTTTGGCGGCACGAAGGCCCTGGGCCTGCTGATGTCGGCCAGCCTGCTGATTACCAACTTCTCCAACCTGATTCTGCTGCCCTGCCTGCTAGTTACCTTCGAGCACGGCAAGGACGAGGACGTCATCGACCAGTCGGGCATCAAGCACTACGACGACAACTACCACGAGGAAGACGACGACCTGGAGCTGAACCTAAGTCGCATGCAGATGCAGCCGAAACTGAACGGTTAA
- a CDS encoding T9SS C-terminal target domain-containing protein, producing MGLLASAPAVAADGPGKVAAPTEARHLQFIANRNQWARPVLFATDVPGGRLYLERGRLLQTLYDTKAVEELHHHKPDGRDHRIKAHAYSVSFVGANMQALVKGGDETGEVTNYFLGKDRSKWASNVPSYNEVRYQELYPGTNLRFYTHDEQLEYDFELAPGADAKRIKLRYEGQQKLAIVKGALQVTTSVGTVLEQSPVAYQLQDGRKIPVACRYMLSADNTLSFAFPQDYNHALPLVIDPVLVYSSYTGSTGSNYGYTATYDAQGNLYAGGVVFAAGYPTTTGAYDVSFAGSQDYGIMKFNPSATTRAASRIYGTYIGGGSDDHPHSMVVDPAGNLVILGTTSSSDFPTTTGAYDVSFNTGADIVVSKLNPTGTQLLASTFFGGNGADGQITGTLDKNYNDTYRGDVTTDAQGNIYLATMTTSANLPIVNGFQGTKGANSDAVVAKFSSSLNSLTWSTFLGGSGEDAAYSVQVDSTGTVFVSGGTTSTNFPGTQGGLNPQYRGGSADGFVARIAAAGNDLFQASYIGTPGYDQAYFLQLDRQGEVYLFGQTDGAYPVSAGVYSNPNSLQFLHKINRLLTTTRFSTVIGNGNSGGTNISPTAFLVDNCGQILLSGFGGNIANMPVTPNAIQTSSSGSSGSFGYFYIMQLSANASGLVYGTYFGNGSCHVDGGTSRFDKKGIIYQSMCVGSGSATLPITPNGFSATNNSTWNNAAFKIDVLQLDATFTPSATPGGSRIRTGCAPLTVYFTRPSVSGTSTNWTFGNGLSSTNATTTVSTVYNTPGTYIARLTVTDPSNCIQSATATDTIVVYGLPPAAAGPDRTICEGGSVTLSVPDAGPGVTYAWFPPTGLNTTRGRTVVASPTANTFYILTTTTPNNCTGKDTVLVSVAPRPQVTASAGVVNEFTGVPVAFSSTATAAVGSYAWDFGDGTFGTGATPSHTYTRPGTYVVRLTARYGSNGQCEEARTVTVNIFQEEKPNVITPNGDGLNDTFRPLVTLQPVDIQIFNRWGKKVFEQSNYTQGWGQENVPGGVYFYQLKSNTGESWKGWVEVVH from the coding sequence TTGGGGCTGCTTGCGTCGGCACCAGCCGTAGCAGCCGATGGTCCGGGCAAGGTGGCAGCGCCTACCGAAGCCCGCCACCTGCAGTTTATAGCGAACCGCAACCAGTGGGCGCGGCCAGTTTTGTTTGCTACCGATGTGCCCGGCGGCCGGCTGTATCTGGAGCGAGGACGGCTGCTGCAGACTCTTTACGATACCAAGGCGGTAGAGGAACTTCATCATCACAAGCCCGACGGGCGCGACCACCGCATCAAGGCGCACGCCTATTCGGTGTCGTTTGTGGGCGCCAACATGCAGGCGCTGGTGAAGGGCGGCGACGAAACCGGCGAGGTGACCAACTACTTCCTGGGTAAGGATCGCAGCAAGTGGGCCAGCAACGTGCCTTCCTATAACGAGGTGCGCTACCAGGAGCTGTACCCCGGCACTAACTTGCGTTTCTACACCCACGATGAGCAGCTGGAATACGACTTCGAGCTGGCCCCCGGAGCCGATGCCAAGCGCATCAAGCTCCGCTACGAAGGCCAGCAGAAGCTCGCCATCGTGAAAGGTGCTTTGCAGGTGACCACCTCGGTGGGTACCGTGCTGGAGCAAAGCCCGGTGGCGTACCAACTGCAGGACGGCCGCAAAATACCGGTAGCATGCCGCTACATGCTCAGCGCCGACAACACCCTTTCGTTTGCCTTCCCGCAGGACTACAACCACGCCCTGCCGCTGGTGATTGACCCCGTGCTGGTGTACTCGTCGTACACCGGCTCGACGGGCAGCAACTACGGCTACACGGCCACCTATGACGCGCAGGGCAACCTGTACGCCGGCGGTGTGGTGTTTGCCGCCGGCTACCCCACCACTACCGGGGCCTACGACGTAAGCTTTGCCGGCAGCCAGGACTACGGCATTATGAAGTTCAACCCGTCGGCTACCACGCGGGCGGCTTCGCGTATCTACGGCACCTACATTGGCGGCGGCTCCGACGATCATCCGCACAGTATGGTGGTGGACCCCGCCGGCAACCTAGTGATTCTGGGTACTACCAGTTCCTCCGACTTTCCTACTACCACCGGCGCCTATGATGTGAGCTTCAACACCGGAGCCGACATTGTGGTGTCGAAGCTGAACCCGACCGGTACCCAGCTGTTGGCCTCCACCTTCTTTGGCGGCAACGGCGCCGATGGCCAAATCACTGGCACGCTCGACAAAAACTACAACGACACCTACCGCGGCGACGTCACGACCGATGCCCAGGGCAATATCTACCTGGCTACGATGACCACGTCGGCGAACCTGCCCATCGTCAACGGCTTTCAGGGTACCAAGGGCGCCAACTCCGATGCAGTAGTGGCCAAGTTCAGCTCTAGCCTCAACAGCCTGACGTGGAGTACGTTCCTGGGTGGTTCGGGCGAAGACGCAGCCTACTCGGTACAGGTAGACAGCACCGGCACGGTGTTCGTGAGCGGTGGCACCACCAGCACCAACTTCCCCGGCACCCAGGGCGGCCTCAACCCCCAATACCGCGGCGGCAGCGCCGACGGCTTCGTAGCTCGTATTGCGGCGGCCGGCAACGACCTGTTCCAAGCTTCCTACATCGGTACGCCCGGCTACGACCAGGCTTACTTCCTGCAGCTTGACCGCCAGGGAGAGGTATACCTGTTCGGGCAGACCGACGGGGCGTACCCCGTGTCGGCGGGCGTCTATTCCAACCCCAACAGCCTACAATTTCTGCACAAAATCAACCGCCTGCTGACGACCACGCGCTTCTCTACGGTGATAGGCAACGGCAACTCGGGCGGGACCAACATTTCGCCTACTGCTTTCCTGGTAGATAACTGCGGACAGATTCTGCTATCCGGCTTTGGAGGCAACATTGCCAACATGCCTGTAACGCCCAACGCCATCCAGACGTCGTCGTCGGGTTCTTCGGGCAGCTTCGGCTACTTCTACATCATGCAGCTCTCGGCCAACGCCAGCGGCCTCGTATATGGCACCTACTTCGGCAACGGCAGCTGCCACGTAGACGGCGGCACCTCGCGCTTCGACAAAAAAGGCATCATTTACCAGTCGATGTGCGTGGGCAGCGGCTCGGCTACGCTACCCATCACGCCCAACGGCTTCTCAGCCACCAACAACTCCACTTGGAACAATGCCGCCTTCAAGATTGACGTGCTGCAGCTTGATGCTACGTTTACGCCCTCGGCCACGCCCGGCGGCTCACGCATCCGGACGGGCTGCGCGCCGCTGACTGTGTATTTCACCCGGCCTTCGGTGAGCGGTACTTCCACCAACTGGACGTTCGGTAACGGCCTAAGCTCCACCAACGCCACCACCACGGTAAGCACAGTATACAACACCCCGGGCACCTACATTGCCCGCCTAACCGTCACGGACCCTTCCAACTGCATCCAGAGCGCCACGGCCACCGACACGATTGTAGTATACGGCCTGCCGCCCGCTGCCGCCGGCCCCGACCGCACCATCTGCGAAGGCGGCTCCGTGACGCTGAGCGTGCCGGATGCCGGCCCGGGCGTGACGTATGCTTGGTTCCCGCCTACGGGCCTCAATACCACCCGGGGCCGCACGGTAGTGGCCTCGCCCACGGCCAACACGTTCTACATCCTCACCACCACCACGCCCAACAACTGCACCGGCAAAGACACCGTGCTGGTATCGGTGGCGCCGCGGCCGCAGGTAACGGCGTCGGCCGGCGTAGTCAATGAGTTTACGGGCGTACCCGTGGCGTTCAGCAGCACGGCTACGGCCGCTGTAGGTAGCTACGCCTGGGACTTCGGCGACGGCACTTTCGGGACGGGCGCTACGCCCAGCCACACCTACACCCGCCCCGGCACCTATGTGGTGCGCCTGACGGCCCGGTACGGCTCCAACGGCCAGTGCGAGGAAGCCAGAACCGTGACAGTGAACATCTTTCAGGAAGAAAAGCCCAACGTCATTACGCCCAACGGCGACGGCCTCAACGACACGTTCCGGCCCCTGGTGACCCTGCAGCCGGTTGATATCCAGATTTTCAACCGCTGGGGCAAGAAGGTGTTCGAGCAGAGCAATTACACCCAAGGCTGGGGCCAGGAAAACGTGCCCGGCGGCGTATATTTCTACCAACTCAAGAGCAACACCGGCGAAAGCTGGAAAGGCTGGGTGGAAGTAGTGCACTAG